The region GCCAGCAGGTTGACCATGGCGGCGGCATCGCGGCGATGGGCGGCGCGCATCCCCTCGAGTTCAGCGGCATTCTTCAGCGCCTTCGGCAAGATCACCGGATCGGTGCCGGCTGCGATGGTCGTGCCGCAAAGCTCCAGTTGCAGGAAGGCCGCCTCCGGCGCGCTGCCGGGATCGAGCCGCACCGGCCCCTCGGCGGCATCCAGCGCGGCGCCCAGTTGATCGGGCGCGGCGATGGTGACGGTATTGCCCAGATGGCTGCGCAGCGCCTCGTCGAATTTCTCGGGCGCGGCGAAGAGGGCCACATGCCCGTCATCGCCCAGCAGCGCGAAGCTTTGCACCACCGGGTTGCGGGGAATGTCGCTGCCCCGGATGTTCAGGAGCCACGAGATGGAATCGGGCAGGGTCAGCAGCGCCGTCTTCTGCCCGGCCTTGCGCAGTTCCGCGGCAATGCGGTCGCGCTTGGCCGCTGCCGCCTCACCCGCCACGCCATCCGCATGGATCCGCGCGCGACCCACAGGTGGGGCGGGGCGGTCGGTCCAGACGGCATCCAGCGGGTTCGCTTGGGCGGCCAGCAGGGCAATGCCGCTGCCCTCCAGCCCCTTGCGGATCGCCTCGATCTCGCGGCGGGTATGCAGCCAGGGATCGAAGCCGACCGTGCCGCCCTCGGGCAGCGCCTCGCGCAGCCAGTCGGCGGGTTTCGTCGCCGGCCAATCGATCACGCTGTAGATCGTGGTATCGACCTGCGCCCGCGCCTGCACCTTGTAGCGGCCATCGACGAAGAGGCCCGCACGATCCGCCGTGGCAATGGCAAAGCCGGCGCTGCCGGTGAAGCCGGTCAGCCAACGCAGCCTTGCATCGGCATCGGCCACATATTCGCCCTGGTGGGCATCGGCGCGCGGCACGATGAACGCGTCCAGCCCGGCCTTGGCCAGTTGCCCGCGCAAACCCGCCAGCCGCGCGGCGTGATCGCCTGCCGAACCTTCATCCTCGAATTGCTGGAAGGCGCTCACAGCGTCACCGTTTCCATGACTTCGGGGGTCAGCACGGTCACACCGGGCAGGGCGTCGATTAGCGGCTCTGCCGATTGCGCCAGCAGCGGGAAGGTCTTGTAATGGCAGGGAATGACGGTCTTGAAGTCGAAATATTTCTTCGCCGCCCAGGCCGCGCGGTCCATGTCCATGGTGAAATGCCCGCCGGCGCAGAGGATGCCGATATCGGGCCGGTGATATTCGCCCATCCAGCCCATGTCGGCCATGATGTCGGTATCGCCGCTGACATAGATGGTGTGCCCCTCGCCCGCGATCATGAAACCCGCCTCGCTGCCGGCATAGATCGGGCCGTCGCTGCCTTCGGTCGAGGAGGAATGGCAGGCATTGACCATCGTCACCTTGGCCCCGCCCAGATCGACGGTGCCGCCCTTGTTGAAGCCGATGCCCTCGATGCCCTGATGCGTGGTCCAGCTGCTGATGAGATCATAGATGCCGACGACCGGAATGCCCTCGGCCTTGGCAATGGCCAGCGTGTCGCCGCTATGATCGCCATGGCCATGGGTCAGAAGGATATGGGTCGCACCCTTGATGGCCTCGTCGCGCCGACCCGCGGGAAAGACCGGGTTGCCGCTCATCCACGGATCGATCAGGATCACTGCCTTCTCGATCTCGAGACGAAAGCCGGAATGGCCAAGCCAGGTCAGTTTCATGGGAATCTCCTTCGCGGGTCAGGCGGCAGGTTAGCGAGGGGGAGGGGGAAGGGCCAGCCGCCTCAGACCGGCGCCGCGTCGTCCAGCCTGAGCCGCAGCCGTTCGCGCCCGCCCCAGGTGCTGATCTCGAGCTTGCCGGCCAGATGAAAGCGCCGCCCGCGCGCGCCGAGCAGCGCCGGCCCAAGCGGCCCATTCATCGCCCCCCAGGCCACGGCCTGCATCGGCGGGCTGCCGGGGCTGCGGAAATCCAGCCGCAGATGGCTGTCGCCCATGGTCGCGGCGCTGTCGATCAGCATGTCGGCAAAGGCAAAGCGCGGGGCCGGGGCGGCCTGTCCGAAGGGGCCGGCATCTTCGATCTGGCGGAACATCTCGATAGTGGCGCCGGCGGGTTCGATCAGGCCCGAGATGCGCAGGTCATGAATGCCGGTGCGGGCGTCAAGATCGGGGGCAAGCAACTCGGCCAGCCGCGCCATGGCCGGGGCAATCGCCGCCTCGGCCACGGTCAGCCCCGCCGCCATGGCATGCCCGCCGCCTTTCATCAGCAACCCCTCGCGCGCCAGCCGCTGGATCGCCCGGCCCAGATCGACGCCGGGAACGGAACGTGCGCTGCCCTTGCCGATGCCGTGCTCGACCCCGATCACCACCGAAGGCAGGCCGGTCGCCTCTTTCACCCGCGCGGCGACGATGCCGACCACGCCGGGATGCCAGCCTTCGCCCGCCGCCCAGCTCAGGCCCGCATCACCCCGCGCCTCGACCTGCGCCAAGGCCTCCTCGCGCACGGCGGCCTCGATGGCGCGGCGGTCGCGGTTCAACTCGTCCAGTTCAGCGGCCAGTTTCGCCGCCTCGCTGGCGTCACGCGCGATCAGGCAGCGCAGCCCCAGATCGGCACGCCCGACCCGGCCCCCGGCATTGATGCGCGGCCCGAGGAGGAAGCCCAGATGGAAGGCATTCGGCGGGCCGTCGAGCCGCGCCACATCCGACAGCGCCACCAGTCCCGGCCGCTCGCGCCGCGCCATGACCGCCAGACCGGCGCGGACAAAGGCCCGGTTCACGCCAACCAGCGGCGCCACATCGGCCACCGTCGCCAACCCCACCAGATCGGTCAGCGCCATCAGCGCCGGTTCTGTCTGCCCCGCCTCGCGCAACAGCCGCCCGGCCTGCACCAGCACCAGGAGCACCACCCCGGCAGCGCAGAGATGGCCTAGAACCCCATCCTCGTCCGCCCGGTTCGGGTTCACCACAGCCAGCGCCGGGGGCAGCGTCTCGCCACCCTGGTGGTGATCGAGCACCAGCACATCGGCGCGCCCCTTTGCCGCCGCCAGCGCCTCATGGGACAGCGTGCCGCAATCGACGCAGATGATCAGGTCATGCCCGCCCGCCAGCATCCCGATGGCCTCGGGATTGGGGCCATAGCCCTCGTCGATGCGGTCGGGGACATAGATTGTCGGATCGGGCCGGCCAAGCGCGCGCAGCCACCAGACCAGCAGCGCGGCGGAGGTGCCGCCATCGACATCGTAATCGGCAAAGACGGCGATGCGCTCGGCGTTCAGCGCCGCCGCAACCAGCCGCGCCGCCGCCGGTCCCATGTCGCGCAGGGCCATGGGATCGGGCAAGAGGTCGCGCAGCTTGGGTGTCAGGAAGCCCTCGACCTCCTCCGCCGGCACGCCGCGCTCGGCCAGCACCCGCGCCACCGGCAAAGGCAGGTTCGCGGTTTGCGCCAGACCCTCGGCCAGCCGTTCGCGCGCCGGATCGGGACCGATCCAGCGCCGTCCGGTCAGCGACTGCTCAACGCCGAGATATGCCGCCATGCCGTTTCTCTTTCGCAGAAATATCCCGGGGTGCGGGGCAGCGCCCCGCAGCTTCAGCCCCGCAGCGGATCAGCGGATCGGGTTGCGATAGATCATCCGCCGGACCGAACCGGTTTTCGAGCGCATCAGGATGGTCTCGGTCTGCAGGTAATGCGGCTCGCGCTTGACCCCGGCCACGATCGAGCCATTGGTGACGCCGGTGGCGGCGAAGATCACGTCGGCCGTCACCATCTCGTCGCGGGTATAGATGCGGTTGAAATCGGTGATGCCGGCCTTGCGGGCGCGGGATTTCTCGTCCTCGTTGCGAAACAGCAGCCGGCCCCACATCTGGCCGCCCATGCATTTCAGCGCCGAGGCTGCCAGGACGCCTTCGGGGGCGCCGCCCGAACCCATATACATGTCGATGCCGGTCAGTTCGGCCTCGGCGGTGTGGATGACGCCCGCCACGTCGCCATCGGTGATCAGCCGGATCGCCGCGCCGGTTTCGCGCACCTCGGCGATCATGTCCTCGTGGCGCGGACGCTCGAGGATGCAGACGGTGATGTTGTCGGCGTTCACACCGCGCGCCGCAGCGAGCGCGCGCACGCGTTCCGCCGGCGACATGTCGAGGCTGACCACGTCCTTGTCATAGCCCGGACCGATGGCCAGCTTGTCCATGTAGACATCGGGCGCGTGCAGCAGCGTGCCGCGCGGGGCCATGGCGATGACGGTCAGCGCGTTCGGCATGTCCTTGGCGGTCAGCGTGGTGCCTTCCAGCGGGTCCAGCGCAATATCCACGGCCGGGCCATTGCCGGTGCCGACCTCTTCGCCGATGAACAGCATCGGCGCCTCGTCACGCTCGCCCTCGCCGATGACCACGACGCCCTTGATGTCCAGCATGTTCAGCTGGTCGCGCATGGCGTTGACCGCGGCCTGGTCGGCGGCCTTCTCGTCACCGCGGCCGATCATCAGGGCCGAGGCATGGGCCGCCGCCTCGCTGACGCGGGCAAGGCCCAGGGACAGCATGCGGTCGTTGAAATCCTTCTGGGCGGTCATTACCTGATCCTCGTGGCTCTCGATTGGGTTGCCAGCCTTCTAGGCACAGCGTCACGCGGCTTCAAGCTCTAGCGCCAAGGCATGGATGCGCGGCACGATGTCGCCGAGGGTGGTGTGGATCAGCCGGTGCTGCTGCAAGCGGCTGAGGCCGGCAAGCGCCGGGCTGGCCATGCGGATGCGGAAATGGCTCTGCCCGCCCTCCTGGTAGCCGGCATGGCCGCGATGGCCCTCGCTTTCGTCGATCACTTCCAGCCGGGTGGGCTGCAGCACCGCCAGCCGTTCCGCCATCTCATCCGCGATCAATTGCGGTTTCGTCATTCTCGACCCCTTTCATGTCCCGTGAAAAACCCTAAACTCTCGTTCCCGAGTCGCAAAGGTGCAGAAACATGACCAATAACGACCCGTTCGGATTCGATATCTCGGCGGCCAAGGACAAGAAGCGCAGGTCAAAGGGCCGGCGCGGCATGTCTGGCGCCTTCGAGACCTCGACGCGCAGCTGCGACAAGGAGGGCTGCGAGGAGCCGGGCAAGTACCGCGCGCCGAAAAGCCCGCGCAACCTCGATGACTATTTCTGGTTCTGCAAGGATCACGTCCGCGAGTACAACCTGAACTGGAACTATTTCCAGGGCCAGTCCGAGGCCGAGTTCCAGGAGTTCCTGGACAATGCGACGGTCTGGGAACGCCCGACCAAGCCCTTTGGCCGCGCCGCAGAGGAACAGAAATGGGCGCGGCACGGCGTCAGCGACCCGATGGAGATTCTGGGCGCCAACGGCACCAGCGCCGAAGCGCGCGCCAAGATCAGCCGCAAGCTGCCCCCGACCGAGCGCAAGGCGCTGGAGATCCTCGAGGCCAAGGACAGCTGGTCCCGGCCCGAAATCCGCAAGCAATACAAGTCGCTGGTCAAGGATCTTCACCCTGACATGAACGGCGGCGACCGATCCGACGAGGACCGTCTGGCCGAGGTGGTCTGGGCCTGGGACCAGATCAAGGACAGCCGGCATTTCCGCGACGAATAGGGGTTTTTCGTCGCCCCGGAATGACAACAGCCGCCGGAGGCCCGGCGGCTGTTTGCATTTCCTGCCGGTGGTCCCGGTCTACTTCTCCGGCACCAGTCCGCGCGGGGCGAAGCGCAGCACCAAGAGCAGCACCAGGCCCATGGCGATGAAGCGCATATGCGCGGCGCTGTCCAGAAGATGCTCTTTCACCGCGCCGGCGGGCAGGGGGGCAGTCAACAGGCCGATCAACTGCGGGCCCCAGACCTCGACCTTGATCCAGAGGAACCAGATCAGCACCGCGCCCAGCACCGCGCCCCAGTTATTGCCCGAGCCGCCGACGATCACCATCACCCAGATCAGGAAGGTATAGCGCAGCGGGTTGTAGCCGCCGGGTGCCATCAGACCGTCCAGCGTGATCATCATCGCGCCGGCAATGCCGATCACCGCCGAGCCGATCACGAAGACCTGCAGATGACGGCCGGTGACGTTCTTGCCCATGGCCTCGGCGGCGGTCTCGTTGTCGCGGATGGCGCGCATCATCCGGCCCCAGGGCGATTTCAGCGCCAGTTCGGCCAGGAGGATCAGGGTCAGCAGTACTACGAGGAACAGCGACATGTAGCAGAGCTTGACCCAGATGCCCGAGGCTTCGGCCACCGGGAAACCCCAGTTCGCCGCAGCCTGCTGGAATTCGGGGTTCTGCTGCAGCGCGATCTCGTAGGGGACCGGGCGCGGGATCGAGGTGATGTTCTTCACACCGCGCGCCAGCCATTCCTCGTTCTTCATCACAGCGACGATGATCTCGCCGATGCCAAGCGTGGCGATGGCAAGGTAATCCGAGCGCAGGCCAAGCGCGACCTTGCCCACCGCCCAGGCCGCGGCGGCGGCGAAAAGGCCGCCCACGGGCCAGGACAGCAGAACCGGCAGGCCGAGGCCGCCGATATTGCCGAACTGCGCCGAGCGGTTGGCCTCGATCGCCATCACCGCCGGGTCGAAAAGCTCGCGGTAAAGGACGAAGCCCACGATCAGCACGGCGGTCACGGCAAGGCCACGGGTCATGCCCCGCGCCATGCGCCGCCAGACCACCGTGGCCAGCGCCAGTGTGCCAAGGCCCGCGGCCAGCGCCGCCAGCACCCGAAGTCCGCCGGCATTCCACGCGCCCTCCACCGGCGGCAGCGAGACCAGCACCGGGGCGAGGCCGCCGAGGGCCAGGAAGCCCACGACACCGACGTTGAAAAGCCCGGCATAGCCCCATTGCATGTTCACCCCAAGCGCGACGACCGCCGAGATGAGGCCCATGTTCAGGATGGCCAGCGAGGTGTTCCAGCTGCCCGAGAACATGGCGTTGCGGGTGGTGCCCTCGAGGATGAACAGTACCGCGAGGATGGCGAAGAGGATCGGCGCGCGCCAGGGGCTGGAGGCAGCGGCTTGACGATTGGATGACATGGCTCGGGCCCCCTTACACGGATTTGCCGCGGAACAGCCCGGTGGGCTTGAACAGCAGGACGACGATCAGGATGACGAAGCTGACGGCGAACTTGTACTCGGTCGACAGCAGTTGCAGCAGGCTTCCGGGCTCCCATCCGGGGAACAGGTAGCCCGCGACCTTGACCCAAGGATAGGTCACGGCGACCTCGGAAAAGGCCACCACGAAGCCGCCGGCGATGGCGCCAAGCGGGTTGCCGAGGCCACCGACGATGGCGGCGGCGAAGATCGGCAGCAGGATCTGGAAGTAGTTGAAGGCCTTGAAAGACTTGTCGAGACCGTAAAGCGTGCCGGCTATGGTCATCAGCCCGGCGGCGATGATCCAGGTCAGGCGGACGACCTTTTCCGGGTCGATGCCCGAAAGCAGCGCCAGGTCCTCGTTGTCGGAATAGGCGCGCATGGCCTTGCCCGACTTGGTCTTGTTGAGGAAGCGGAACAGCGCCCAGCAGACCAGCAGCGCGACCACCACGGTCAGCACCTGCGTGGTCTTCAGCGCAAGACCCTCCTGCAGTCCCGACCATTCGCGGAAGCTGCGCACGTCGATGACGAAGCGCGCTCCATCGTCAAAGCGGTATTCATCGACGCCGATCAACAGGCGGGTCAGTCCGTTCATCACGAACATCACGCCCACCGAGGCCATGACCAGGATGATCGGCGCGGCGCGTTTCACCCGGTAGAAGCGATAGACCACGCGGTCGGTCGCCAGCACCAGCAGCGCGGTGGCGGCGATGCCGACGGGCAGGGCCAGCAGCGCCGTGGGCAGCGGCCCCAGCGAGATGCCCATGGCCTGCAACCCCCAGGTGGCGATGACCACGACGGCGGTGCCGAAGGCCATGGTATCGCCATGGGCGAAGTTCGAGAAGCGCAGGATGCCGTAGATCAGCGTGACCCCCAGCGCGCCAAGCGCCAGCTGCGCGCCATAGGCGGCGGCGGGGATGAAGACGAAGTTCAGAAAGGCCACGAGGGCGTTCAGGATATCCATTACCGGGGTTCCTCGCAGCGGCCGACATAGGTGATGCTTGATGCCGGATCGGCGATATGGGTGGTATAGCGCGCGACGCCGTCGGGCCAGACGGTCAGCAGCCGCGCGCCCGCCGCGCTGTCCAGATTGTAGAGGCGCTGCAATCCGTTCTGGTCCATGCCGGCCAGCTTGATGGTTTCCGAGTCATCCTCGAAGGTGGCGACCAGCTTGGCCACCCCGGCATCGATGGCCATGGGCGTCAGCTCCAGATCGGCCTCGTAGCGGGTGGGGGCGCAATCGTCGTCGAGGCATTCCATGCTGAAGCGGCAGGTGATGCCCGAGGCGGCAGCCGAAGCGGCGGCGGGTGCAAGAACGGTGAGAAGGGTGAGGGCGGTGAGGGCGGTGAGGGAGGGCTTCATCTCAGCCTCCCAGGAAGGTGCGGCGCACCTCGTCATTGGCCATCAGCTCCTTGCCGGTGCCGGTATGGGCATTGGCGCCCTGCACCAGCACATAGGCCTTGTCGGCGATCATCATCGCCTGCTGGGCGTTCTGTTCCACCATCAGCACCGGCAACCCGCCACGGGCGATGGCGATGATGCGGTCGAACAGCTCGTCCATGACGATGGGCGAGACGCCTGCGGTCGGTTCGTCCAGCATCAAGACGCTGGGGCGGGTCATCAGCGCGCGGCTGACCGCGACCTGCTGGCGCTGGCCGCCCGACAATTCGCCCGCCGCCTGCTTGCGCTTGGCGGCGACGGCGGGGAACAGTTCATAGACCTGTTCCATCGTCTCGCGGATGTCGTCATTGCGGATGAAGGCGCCCATTTCCAGGTTCTCCTCGACGGTCATCGAGGGGAAGATGTTGTTCACCTGCGGCACGAAGCCCATGCCGGCCTTGACCCGGTCCTGCGGGTTCAGCGCGGTGATGTCCTGCCCGTTGAGGCAGACCCGGCCCTGGCGCAGGTCCAGCATCCCGAAGATCGCCTTCATCGCGGTCGACTTGCCTGCGCCGTTCGGGCCGACGATCACCGCGATCTGGCCCTGGTCGACGGCAATGGTGCAGTCGTGCAGGATATCGGGACCACGGCCATAGCCGCCGGTCATGTTCTCGCCGATGAGGAAGGGCAGGCTCTCGCCCGCCGGGCTGGTGGCTCCGGACTTGCGGGTGCCGTCAACGGTGCCCCGGCCCTTGGGGTTGACGATCGAGGCATCGCGGTTGCCGCGCGTGCCGAAGGCCTGATCTGCGTCATTGCCACTCATGCGCCGATCATCTCCTTGTTCTTCAGGCCGCGGCCCAGATAGGCCTCGATGACGGCCTCGTTCTGCATGATATCCGCCGCCGAGCCCTGGGCCAGGACCTTGCCCTCGGCCATGACGATGACCGGGTTGCAGATCTTGCCGATGAAATCCATGTCATGCTCGATGACGCAGAAGGTATAGCCGCGTTCCTTGTTCAGCCGCAGGATGGCGTCGGCAATGGTGCCCAGCAGCGTGCGGTTCACCCCGGCGCCGACCTCGTCCAGGAAGACGATATTGGCATCGACCATCATGGTCCGGCCCAGTTCCAGAAGCTTCTTCTGCCCGCCCGACAGGTTGCCGGCTTTTTCATGGGTCAGGTGGCGGATGGTCAGGAAGTCCAGCACCTCGTCGGCCTTCTTGCGCAAGGCGGCCTCTTCCTGCTCGATCTTGCCCCGGCGGAACCAGGTGTTGACGATGGTCTCGCCGGTCTGGCCGCCGGGCACCATCATCAGGTTCTCGCGCACGGTCATCGACGAAAACTCATGCGCCAGCTGGAAGGTCCTCAGCAGGCCCTTGTGGAACAGCTCGTGCGGGGGCAGGCCGGAAATATCCTCCTTGCCCATGAACACGCGCCCGGAGGTCGGTTTAAGAACCCCGGCGATCACGTTGAACAAGGTTGATTTTCCGGCCCCGTTCGGGCCGATCAAGCCGGTGATCGAGCCTTCCTCGATCACCAGGCTGGCGCCGTCCACGGCGCGGAAACCACCGAAATGCTTGTGCAGATCCTCGACCCGGATCATCTCGTCTTCCCCCCTGGTCGCCCGCATCCATTGGCGGGCATGGCCGGTTTCGGCCCCGTTCTTTTGGCAGTCCCTAGGTGCGATCAGGCCCGGCGCATCCGCACCGGGCCCTTCGATCAGTTCGCCTGTCGGTCAGTGATAGCCGACAACGTCCAGCTTGCCGTCCTTCATGACGGTTTCGCGGAAGCTGCCGCCGCTTTCGCCGTTGCCGATCAGCTCGACCGAGCTGGCCCCATCATAGTCGATGTCGGTGCCTGCGGCGAGCAGTTCCAGACCCTTGGCCAGTTCACCCGGCAGGATCTTCTCGCCCGGCGCGTTGGCGATCTCGGTGATCTTGTCCTTGTAGACGGACGGATCGGTCGATTTCGCCGCTTCCATCGCCAGCAGCATCAGTGCCGCCGCGTCATAGGCCTCGCCGGCATAGGGCGAGGTCGGGTCGAAGCCGGCTGCGGTGGCCATCTCGTTGAACTTGGTGCGGCCATCGCCTTCGGAGGCCGGGTTGATGCCGATCGAACCCTCGGTTTCGCCGCCGAAATTGGTCTCCAGCGCGGTGCCGACCATGCCGTCGGGGAAGACGAAGGTCGAGAAGGCGCCGGTGTCCAGCGCCGCGCGGGTCACGCCCGAGCCGCCCTGGTCGACATAGCCGGCCACGACCAGCGCATCGCCACCGGCAGCGGCCAGCGCCGCCACTTCGGCGGTATAGTCGGCCTTGCCGTCGTCATGCGGGGCATTGATGGTGACCTTGCCGCCCTTGGCTTCGTAGGCTGCGGCAAAGCTGTCGGCCAGGCCCTTGCCATAGTCGTTGTTGGTATAGGTCACCGCGACCGTCTTGATGTCCTTGGCGATCAGCAGGTCGGCCATGACTTCGCCCTGACGCGCATCCGAGGGCGCGGTGCGGAAGAACAGCCCGCCATCCTCCATCGAGGTCAGTGCCGGCGAGGTGGCCGAGGGCGAGATCATCACGATGCCGTTGGGCATCCCGACCTTCTCCAGCGTGGCGATGGTTTCGCCCGAGCACATGCCGCCCATGATGCCCTTCACACCTTCGGCGGTCACCAGACGCTCGGCCGCGGCGGTGGCAGCGGCAGCGTCGATGCAGGTGGTGTCGGCGGTGACGGCGGTCACGGTCGAGCCACCCAGCAGCTTGCCCGAGTCGCTGACCTCTTTCATGGCGAGTTGCGCGCCGGCATCCATCGGGCCGGCGAGCGATTCCAGCGGGCCGGTATAGCCCAGCAGAATGCCCATCTTGACATCTTCAGCGCCTGCGGCACCGGCCATCAATGCGCCGGTGGCGGCGGCAAGAAGTAGTTTTTTCATATGCTTGTCTCCCAGTTGGAACAATGTCCTGCGCGGCAGGTTAAAAGGCGCATTCCCAAAAGAAAAGCATCATATCTCAGTGTCGGACCTGCCTATTCGGGCAGTTCGACATGATTCCGGGCGGAATGCCTGTTGCCGGTTGGCTGACACCCGTGCCGGGTCAGCGCCAACCCAACCGCTCGCGCCGGCGGAAGGGGCTGGCGAGGAGGGTGAAGACGATCCAGCCGAGGAGGAAGCCGATGCCCGCCGCGGCCAGCCCGGCGAAGGTCACCGGTACGGCGGGGCTGAAATCGCCCCAGGTCGCGGCGAGGGTTTCGCGGTCGCGCAGCCGGTGGGGCAAGGCCATCCGCTCCAGCGGGCCGGCGAGGCGCAGCATGGCGAGGTCCGCCGCCGCGTGCTCGAGCCTGTCGAAGGTCCGGCGCATATCGCCCTGATGCAGATCGCGAAATTCGCTGCCGCCGAGATCGGCCAGCGCCGCCTCGCGGGTCAGGCCGGCGCGGGACGCGCTTGCGTCGAATTCGGCGGCGACGCGAGTCAGGGCATCGACCTGTCCGCCAAGCCGCTGGACGTACTGGTCGGAAAAGGCCGGGAACTGCGACAGGCCGGCGGCGCAGAGCAGCGCCACCAGCAGCCGCAGGAACCCGGTCACAGCTTCGCGGCCGCCAGCACCGGCCGGTAGATCTCGTCCAGACGGGCGACGGCATCCTGCGCCGCGATCTCTTCGCTTTCGCCGCTGCGCCGGTTGGTCAGCTCGACCTTGTTATTGGCCAGCCCGCGCGGGCCGACGGTGATGCGCCAG is a window of Paracoccus zhejiangensis DNA encoding:
- a CDS encoding DUF2937 family protein; the protein is MTGFLRLLVALLCAAGLSQFPAFSDQYVQRLGGQVDALTRVAAEFDASASRAGLTREAALADLGGSEFRDLHQGDMRRTFDRLEHAAADLAMLRLAGPLERMALPHRLRDRETLAATWGDFSPAVPVTFAGLAAAGIGFLLGWIVFTLLASPFRRRERLGWR
- a CDS encoding ABC transporter ATP-binding protein: MIRVEDLHKHFGGFRAVDGASLVIEEGSITGLIGPNGAGKSTLFNVIAGVLKPTSGRVFMGKEDISGLPPHELFHKGLLRTFQLAHEFSSMTVRENLMMVPGGQTGETIVNTWFRRGKIEQEEAALRKKADEVLDFLTIRHLTHEKAGNLSGGQKKLLELGRTMMVDANIVFLDEVGAGVNRTLLGTIADAILRLNKERGYTFCVIEHDMDFIGKICNPVIVMAEGKVLAQGSAADIMQNEAVIEAYLGRGLKNKEMIGA
- a CDS encoding ABC transporter substrate-binding protein; the protein is MKKLLLAAATGALMAGAAGAEDVKMGILLGYTGPLESLAGPMDAGAQLAMKEVSDSGKLLGGSTVTAVTADTTCIDAAAATAAAERLVTAEGVKGIMGGMCSGETIATLEKVGMPNGIVMISPSATSPALTSMEDGGLFFRTAPSDARQGEVMADLLIAKDIKTVAVTYTNNDYGKGLADSFAAAYEAKGGKVTINAPHDDGKADYTAEVAALAAAGGDALVVAGYVDQGGSGVTRAALDTGAFSTFVFPDGMVGTALETNFGGETEGSIGINPASEGDGRTKFNEMATAAGFDPTSPYAGEAYDAAALMLLAMEAAKSTDPSVYKDKITEIANAPGEKILPGELAKGLELLAAGTDIDYDGASSVELIGNGESGGSFRETVMKDGKLDVVGYH